The genomic DNA TTAAGTCCGGTTGCAAACGGGATGGCCCGACCATGGGTGGTATGAAAAGAATCGAGGTTAAGGTATCCCGCAACCCTTCCGGTGCATCCGATTCCGGAAACAACGGCAAGTCGGTCGTAATTGATTCCTGTTTTCTTTAAAGCCGTGATACAGGATGAAAAAGCACTTCCGATGCCACACCCCGGACACCATATATGGGGGATGCGGTCTTTCCTCAGGAGTTCGTCCTTTGGATGTTTAGCAGGTGAGCGCCTGGCCGTTTTTTTGCTTGCTTTTGGTTTCATTTCCTCTTCCTTTTAGTTCCGATTTCAGGCAGGATCTTTTGTACCGCATTCGTGATTTGCTGTGGCGTATGGATACCCCCTCCGGCATGATGAATTAATTTTGTCAGGGCCTGTCCGGATGCGCATCGTTCCACTTCAAGGGCGATCTGACCGAAATTTACTTCCGGCACCACAAAGGCTTTTGCCTTTTTTGCCAACTTCCTGATCAAATCTTCGGCAAACGGCCAGATGGTGTTAAGCTTAAGCAAACCGACTTTGAGGCCATCATCGCGCAAATCGCGCATGGCCTTTAGCGCGGGCCTGACGGAAGATCCGTAAGTGACGATAATAATTTTTGCTCCATCCAAGAAATGCTCCTCATAATCTATGATTGCATCTCGATTGTTGCGAATTTTGTTGATCAGGCGCGTGATTAAAACTTCCTGAGTCTGGGCATCCGGTACAGGATATCCCCTTTCATCATGGGTAAGGCCGGTAATGTGAATCTTGTATCCATCCCCCGCATCCGGCAACACAGGAATCAGGGAACTGTCGGTTTTATACGGAAGATATTTTTCTGGTGGTTTTGAAGGCTTTTTACGGTTTACCACTTTAATTTTTTCTGCAGGTGGAATAGTGACGCGTTCCAAGGTGTGGCCCACCACTTCATCGGCCATAATCAGAACCGGAATACGAAAAGTCTCGGCAAGGTTAAAGGCCCTGATGGTGAAATCAAACATTTCCTGGGGGGAACTCGGACTTATCGCTATGATTTCATAATGTCCGTGGGAACCCCATCTGGCCTGCATGATGTCCCCTTGGCCGCAGGTGGTCGGAAGACCGGTGGATGGCCCACCCCTTTGAATGTTGACTACCACGCAAGGTGTTTCGGTGATGACACCCAGGCCGATGTTTTCCATCATCAGACTGAAACCCGGGCCCGAAGTGGAAGTCATGGATTTTGCCCCGCCCCAGGCCGCGCCGAGTACCGCCGCAATGGATGCTATTTCGTCTTCCATCTGAACATAGGTGCCGTCCAGCTTCGGGAGCCGTCTGGACATTGCTTCCGCCACCTCTGTGGCCGGAGTAATGGGATATCCCGCAAAAAAATTGCATCCGGCAGCCAGAGCACCTTCAGTACATGCTTCGTCGCCGTTGATAAAATGCTCTCCGGTCAAAACTCGCTGACATGTCAATCTGTTAACCTCCTTTCAGGGTGGTAAAGCGCCTAAAGCAGATTTGCCTTGCCGGTTTTATTTGTCGTTCAAATGATCATACGAATGATCACAAAAAATGGCAAACTCCGGACAAACTTCTTCACAGAAATGGCATCCCACGCAGGCGGCAGGTTCCTCTACAACAGGCGGATGATATCCCTTTTGGTTAAACTTATCGGACATTTTTAAAACACCGCGCGGGCAAAATTCCACACAAAGACCACACCCTTTGCATCGGCTTTCGATAATATGGATCTCTGCCGGTGGCAGCAATTTCTCCCCCAAATCAAGAGGCTCTCTCCACATCTTCATGGCAACAATCCTGCTTTAAAATTTTATCGTTTATTACCGTAATATTGAATACTGGCGATTTTTCAATTTTCGTCATCTTAAACCTTGAAATACACGCTTTTGTCAACAATTAGATTGATGGTTTGGAATGAACCAATGGGTGTGAAACCTGAGCTGCCAATTGACCGCCATGCGATCGAAAATATTTTGTTAATCAAATCAAATTGTTATGAATAAGTTGTTTAAAAGTCAAAACCCCTTGGCTTTTTTTAAAAACTTTACCAAAATTCTATTTTCTGCTATTTTGCTTTTAGTTTAATTCGGCCAAAAATAGCCGAGTCACCATTCACCACCAGCAACGGACAAGCGAAACAGGAAATGATTACAAATAATAATGACAGCGGTATTTTTTTTCGACAACCGTCTGAGAAATTTAGCGGTGAAGAA from Thermodesulfobacteriota bacterium includes the following:
- a CDS encoding 4Fe-4S binding protein; amino-acid sequence: MKMWREPLDLGEKLLPPAEIHIIESRCKGCGLCVEFCPRGVLKMSDKFNQKGYHPPVVEEPAACVGCHFCEEVCPEFAIFCDHSYDHLNDK
- a CDS encoding 2-oxoacid:acceptor oxidoreductase subunit alpha; this encodes MTCQRVLTGEHFINGDEACTEGALAAGCNFFAGYPITPATEVAEAMSRRLPKLDGTYVQMEDEIASIAAVLGAAWGGAKSMTSTSGPGFSLMMENIGLGVITETPCVVVNIQRGGPSTGLPTTCGQGDIMQARWGSHGHYEIIAISPSSPQEMFDFTIRAFNLAETFRIPVLIMADEVVGHTLERVTIPPAEKIKVVNRKKPSKPPEKYLPYKTDSSLIPVLPDAGDGYKIHITGLTHDERGYPVPDAQTQEVLITRLINKIRNNRDAIIDYEEHFLDGAKIIIVTYGSSVRPALKAMRDLRDDGLKVGLLKLNTIWPFAEDLIRKLAKKAKAFVVPEVNFGQIALEVERCASGQALTKLIHHAGGGIHTPQQITNAVQKILPEIGTKRKRK